A region from the Polaribacter sp. Hel1_33_78 genome encodes:
- the ahcY gene encoding adenosylhomocysteinase: MSTKTAYVPNKVKDISLAAWGRKEIELAEAEMPGLMSLREEYKDSQPLKGARIAGCLHMTIQTAVLIETLQALGAEVTWSSCNIFSTQDQAAAAIAAAGTAVYAWKDMTEEEFDWCIEQTLFFGEDKKPLNLILDDGGDLTNMVLDRYPELAAGINGLSEETTTGVHRLYDRVKAGTLPMPAINVNDSVTKSKFDNKYGCKESAVDAIRRATDIMLAGKRVTVCGYGDVGKGTAASFKGAGSIVTVTEIDPICALQAAMDGFEVKRLETVIANSDIIITTTGNKDIIQGRHFEAMKDKVIVCNIGHFDNEIDMAWLNKNHGNTKDTIKPQVDKYNIAGKDIIILAEGRLVNLGCATGHPSFVMSNSFTNQTLAQIELWTNRDAYENEVYMLPKHLDEKVAYLHLAKIGVELTELRKDQAEYIGVTQQGPYKPKHYRY; the protein is encoded by the coding sequence ATGAGTACAAAAACCGCTTACGTGCCAAATAAAGTTAAAGATATTTCTTTGGCTGCTTGGGGTAGAAAAGAAATTGAATTGGCAGAAGCTGAAATGCCAGGCTTAATGTCTTTGAGAGAAGAATACAAAGATAGTCAACCATTAAAAGGTGCAAGAATTGCAGGGTGTTTGCATATGACAATTCAAACTGCGGTTTTAATTGAAACTTTACAAGCTTTAGGGGCAGAAGTTACTTGGAGTTCTTGTAATATTTTTTCTACACAAGATCAAGCTGCTGCTGCAATTGCTGCTGCCGGAACAGCTGTGTATGCTTGGAAAGATATGACAGAAGAAGAGTTTGACTGGTGTATAGAGCAAACCTTATTTTTTGGAGAAGACAAAAAACCATTAAACTTAATTTTAGATGATGGTGGAGATTTAACAAATATGGTTTTGGATCGTTATCCAGAATTGGCTGCGGGAATCAATGGTTTATCAGAAGAAACGACAACAGGCGTTCATAGATTGTATGACAGGGTAAAAGCAGGAACTTTGCCAATGCCAGCAATTAACGTAAATGATTCTGTTACGAAGTCTAAATTTGATAATAAATATGGATGTAAAGAGTCTGCAGTAGATGCAATTAGAAGAGCAACAGACATTATGTTAGCCGGGAAACGTGTAACGGTTTGTGGTTATGGTGATGTAGGTAAAGGAACAGCAGCTTCTTTTAAAGGAGCAGGTTCTATTGTAACGGTTACAGAAATCGATCCTATTTGTGCTTTGCAAGCTGCAATGGACGGTTTTGAAGTAAAGCGTTTAGAAACTGTTATTGCAAATTCTGATATCATTATTACCACTACCGGAAATAAAGACATTATACAAGGGCGTCATTTTGAGGCAATGAAAGATAAAGTGATTGTTTGTAATATTGGCCATTTTGATAACGAAATTGACATGGCTTGGTTAAACAAAAATCATGGAAATACTAAAGATACCATCAAACCGCAGGTTGACAAATATAACATCGCTGGTAAAGATATTATCATTTTAGCGGAAGGACGTTTGGTGAACCTAGGTTGTGCAACTGGGCATCCAAGTTTTGTAATGTCTAACTCATTTACAAATCAGACTTTGGCTCAAATAGAATTGTGGACAAATAGAGATGCTTATGAAAACGAAGTGTATATGTTACCAAAACATTTAGATGAAAAAGTAGCGTATTTACACTTAGCGAAAATAGGAGTAGAGTTAACAGAATTGCGTAAAGACCAAGCAGAATATATTGGTGTTACACAACAAGGACCTTATAAACCAAAACATTATAGATATTAG
- a CDS encoding DASS family sodium-coupled anion symporter, with protein sequence MQPTKKIGLFLGPIIFFLIQFLPITVVSEKADAVIAVAIWMVIWWITETVNIAVTALLPLILFPLLKVMEIADVGANYGSPIIFLFFGGFVLALALEKVKLHKRIALNIIKFTGTTPNKVVLGFMIATAFMSMWISNTASTVVMLPIAISVIKLLVDDSDGFTKGDKNFALSIMLGIAFAANAGGIATVIGTPPNSVLIGLLENQYNIQISFLTWMSFGLPFSIIMVVAVYFVLVKWMFPCKDILFTASANLISEEVKKLGKVSKEEKRVLIIFAITVFLWITRTIVNTLFPGLKLSDTVISLIGAVSLFAIPMNLKKGNFILQWKDTEKLAWGILILFGGGLALAKGMASSGLVALITDTIAAGNFNVLATVALLIVLMLFMTELMSNVALVAVLAPVVAGIAIGLNIPILNLLIPVTMASSCAFMLPMATPPNAIVFASGYVKVNEMVKAGIVLNAIAVGLLILYYQFVIPLFF encoded by the coding sequence ATGCAACCCACAAAAAAAATAGGACTATTTTTAGGGCCAATTATATTTTTTCTTATTCAGTTTTTACCCATAACGGTTGTTTCAGAAAAAGCAGATGCAGTAATTGCGGTAGCCATTTGGATGGTTATTTGGTGGATTACAGAAACCGTAAACATTGCAGTTACAGCTTTGTTGCCACTTATTTTATTTCCGCTTTTAAAAGTGATGGAAATTGCAGACGTTGGGGCAAATTACGGAAGTCCAATTATCTTTTTATTCTTTGGTGGTTTTGTATTAGCATTAGCTTTAGAGAAGGTAAAGCTGCATAAAAGAATTGCCTTAAATATTATAAAATTTACAGGAACAACGCCTAATAAAGTTGTGCTAGGTTTTATGATTGCTACTGCTTTTATGAGCATGTGGATTAGTAATACAGCATCAACAGTAGTAATGTTGCCAATTGCAATATCAGTCATCAAACTATTAGTAGATGACAGCGACGGCTTTACAAAAGGCGATAAAAATTTTGCGCTAAGTATAATGCTAGGAATCGCTTTTGCGGCAAATGCTGGCGGAATTGCAACGGTTATAGGCACACCACCAAATTCGGTTTTAATAGGTTTGTTAGAAAATCAATATAACATCCAAATTTCTTTTTTAACTTGGATGAGTTTTGGCTTACCTTTTTCTATCATAATGGTTGTTGCGGTTTATTTTGTTTTGGTAAAATGGATGTTTCCTTGTAAAGATATTTTGTTTACGGCATCCGCAAATTTAATTTCTGAGGAAGTTAAAAAACTTGGAAAAGTATCAAAAGAAGAAAAACGTGTTTTGATCATTTTTGCAATTACTGTTTTTTTATGGATAACGAGAACAATTGTGAATACACTTTTTCCAGGGTTAAAATTATCGGATACTGTTATTAGTTTAATTGGTGCAGTTTCTTTATTTGCGATCCCTATGAATTTAAAAAAGGGAAACTTTATCCTTCAGTGGAAAGACACCGAAAAATTGGCTTGGGGAATTTTAATTCTATTCGGAGGAGGTTTGGCACTCGCAAAAGGAATGGCTTCCAGCGGTTTAGTTGCATTGATTACAGATACCATTGCTGCAGGAAATTTTAATGTTTTAGCAACCGTTGCATTGCTAATTGTACTCATGTTATTTATGACCGAGTTAATGAGTAATGTTGCGTTAGTCGCTGTTTTGGCGCCTGTGGTTGCAGGAATTGCAATTGGGTTAAATATTCCTATATTAAATTTATTAATTCCGGTTACAATGGCAAGTAGTTGTGCTTTTATGTTGCCAATGGCAACGCCACCAAATGCTATTGTGTTTGCAAGTGGTTATGTAAAAGTGAATGAAATGGTCAAAGCAGGTATTGTATTAAATGCCATAGCTGTTGGTCTGTTGATTTTGTATTATCAGTTTGTGATTCCCTTGTTTTTTTAA